A part of Tardiphaga sp. vice304 genomic DNA contains:
- a CDS encoding sigma-70 family RNA polymerase sigma factor yields the protein MSATQATSDDLLIGRIAQGDRLAMQVLYGRHHVRVFRFGLRLVRDEQIAEDLISEVFLDVWRQAGKFEGRSAVSTWLLAITRFKALSALRKRRDAELDDDTANAIEDDSDDPEVAVQKKDTGAALRKCLTALSPEHREIVDLVYYHEKSVEEVATIVGIPENTVKTRLFYARKKLADLLKAAGVERGWP from the coding sequence TTGAGCGCGACGCAGGCGACATCGGACGACCTGCTGATCGGGCGAATTGCGCAGGGCGACCGGCTCGCGATGCAGGTGCTCTATGGTCGCCATCATGTTCGGGTGTTTCGCTTCGGCCTGCGGCTGGTGCGGGACGAGCAGATCGCGGAGGACCTGATCAGCGAAGTTTTTCTCGACGTCTGGCGCCAGGCCGGCAAGTTCGAAGGCCGGTCCGCCGTTTCGACCTGGCTGCTGGCGATCACGCGGTTCAAGGCGCTGTCGGCGCTGCGCAAGCGCCGCGACGCCGAGCTGGACGATGATACCGCCAACGCGATCGAGGACGATTCCGACGATCCGGAAGTGGCGGTGCAGAAGAAGGATACTGGCGCCGCCTTGCGCAAATGCCTGACGGCGCTGTCGCCGGAACATCGCGAGATCGTCGATCTTGTCTACTACCATGAGAAGTCCGTGGAAGAGGTCGCAACGATCGTCGGCATTCCGGAGAATACCGTGAAGACGCGACTGTTTTATGCGCGCAAGAAGTTGGCCGATCTGCTCAAGGCAGCCGGCGTGGAGCGAGGCTGGCCATGA